A stretch of Roseibium porphyridii DNA encodes these proteins:
- a CDS encoding substrate-binding domain-containing protein produces the protein MRTSFKSLIVAAAMVATSGAAFAEGIGIKKIGLAVPNLQADFFNQIKLGVEGYAGKLGIEVIVVDAKNDTATQVSQVQDLITQGIDAFIYIPAGAAAAAVPTRLARAEGIPVINVDREPEGEPGDTVIYGENVLSAYQVCDHIIGLADGKGKMVVIHGQKGTTPEVQRFEGCKMAIDENPGVELVAQQWSQQWSPDEGFQIAQNMLQANPDINIIFGQADGLAMGAAKAVEVAGLADQVIIGGYDGDGAALESLVACDTPFIVTATQSTQAMGVLAVNSAIAVANDASVPARQIPNAVLTTCENAAKFVEKHP, from the coding sequence ATGAGAACCAGTTTTAAGAGCTTGATCGTCGCAGCCGCGATGGTTGCGACATCAGGCGCCGCCTTTGCCGAAGGAATTGGCATCAAAAAGATTGGCCTCGCGGTACCAAATCTGCAAGCTGACTTCTTCAACCAGATCAAGCTTGGTGTTGAAGGCTATGCCGGCAAACTGGGCATTGAGGTCATTGTTGTCGATGCAAAGAACGACACTGCCACTCAGGTGAGCCAGGTTCAGGATTTGATCACCCAAGGCATTGACGCGTTTATCTATATTCCTGCCGGTGCCGCTGCGGCCGCTGTTCCGACGCGTCTGGCACGCGCCGAAGGCATACCCGTTATCAACGTCGACCGTGAGCCGGAAGGCGAGCCGGGTGACACAGTGATTTATGGCGAAAATGTTCTGTCCGCCTATCAGGTCTGCGATCACATCATCGGCCTTGCAGACGGCAAAGGCAAAATGGTTGTCATCCATGGTCAGAAAGGCACGACACCGGAAGTTCAGCGTTTCGAAGGCTGCAAGATGGCCATTGACGAGAATCCGGGCGTAGAATTGGTGGCACAACAGTGGAGCCAGCAGTGGTCTCCCGACGAAGGCTTTCAGATCGCTCAGAACATGTTGCAGGCCAATCCCGATATCAATATCATTTTTGGTCAAGCCGATGGTCTGGCAATGGGGGCTGCAAAGGCAGTAGAAGTTGCAGGTCTTGCCGATCAAGTCATCATTGGCGGATATGACGGCGACGGTGCTGCGCTGGAATCGCTGGTGGCTTGTGACACGCCTTTCATCGTGACGGCTACACAAAGCACGCAGGCTATGGGTGTTCTGGCTGTTAACTCCGCAATCGCAGTTGCCAATGACGCTTCGGTGCCAGCACGTCAGATCCCGAACGCTGTACTGACAACGTGTGAAAACGCGGCGAAGTTCGTGGAAAAGCACCCGTAA
- a CDS encoding sugar ABC transporter ATP-binding protein yields MTAEESTPLLSLRNVRKSFGPIEVLHGIDLDIKAGEVVALLGENGAGKSTVSNIISGTILPSSGEMKWQGAVFAPASPREAIDAGVGMIHQELLLLPHLSIAENLFVGRYPKKAGVVDRKTMEQRAHAGLQRLGLDISPRRLVQGLSTANQQLIEIAKALTLNARLLILDEPTAALGGDETIKLFEQIERLKQDGVGIIYISHRLEEIKQIADRIVVMRDGSKVQEFENADVPVRTIVEAMVGRSLERMFPPIPSPQDRTVLEVRDLSSGLGSFTGINFDVARGEILGIAGLVGAGRTELARAIVGVDPVSKGQVLLDGKDISPRKPRDAIRNGIVLVPEDRKQQGLVLPHSIAENFAYANMNQVARKGWVTRKRARAFADGGILKFGVKGQSHQNADELSGGNQQKVVIAKWLARNPRVVVLDEPTRGIDVGARSSIYDIIVGLAREGVSVIVISSDLEEVLGVSNRVMVMAQGKLSGILNRGEANDVSVMELATM; encoded by the coding sequence ATGACGGCTGAAGAGTCCACGCCGCTCCTTTCGCTGAGGAATGTTCGAAAGTCCTTCGGGCCGATCGAAGTCCTGCACGGAATTGATTTGGACATCAAAGCCGGTGAAGTTGTGGCGCTTCTGGGGGAAAACGGTGCAGGCAAATCGACGGTTTCGAACATTATCTCCGGGACAATTCTCCCAAGTTCCGGGGAAATGAAGTGGCAGGGCGCGGTCTTCGCGCCCGCCAGTCCACGTGAGGCGATCGACGCCGGTGTCGGCATGATCCATCAGGAGCTTCTGCTCTTGCCGCATCTTTCGATTGCCGAGAACCTTTTTGTTGGCCGCTATCCCAAGAAGGCTGGCGTCGTTGATCGCAAGACCATGGAACAACGGGCTCATGCGGGACTACAACGTCTTGGTCTCGACATTTCACCTCGGCGTCTTGTGCAGGGCCTGTCCACTGCCAACCAGCAATTGATAGAAATCGCAAAAGCGCTGACGCTCAACGCCCGGCTTTTGATACTGGACGAACCGACTGCAGCGTTGGGTGGAGATGAAACCATCAAACTGTTCGAGCAGATCGAACGGTTAAAACAGGACGGCGTGGGGATCATTTATATTTCGCACCGGCTTGAAGAGATCAAACAGATCGCCGACCGCATTGTTGTCATGCGGGACGGCTCCAAGGTTCAGGAATTTGAAAACGCGGACGTCCCGGTTCGAACAATAGTTGAAGCCATGGTGGGCCGAAGCCTGGAACGTATGTTCCCTCCGATTCCCAGTCCACAAGACCGCACCGTGCTTGAAGTCCGTGACCTGTCCTCGGGGCTTGGAAGCTTTACGGGCATCAACTTCGATGTCGCCCGGGGGGAAATACTCGGCATTGCCGGACTGGTGGGAGCGGGCCGCACGGAGCTCGCGCGGGCCATCGTAGGTGTCGATCCGGTCTCAAAGGGGCAGGTCCTGCTTGATGGAAAAGACATTTCGCCCCGAAAACCGCGGGATGCCATCCGCAATGGCATTGTTCTGGTGCCGGAGGACCGCAAGCAGCAGGGCCTCGTGTTACCGCATTCGATCGCTGAAAACTTCGCGTATGCGAATATGAACCAGGTGGCCCGGAAAGGTTGGGTTACCAGAAAACGCGCCCGCGCATTTGCTGACGGTGGCATATTGAAGTTTGGAGTCAAAGGGCAAAGCCATCAGAATGCCGACGAACTATCGGGCGGGAACCAGCAAAAGGTGGTGATTGCCAAATGGCTTGCCCGAAATCCGCGTGTGGTTGTTCTGGATGAACCGACGCGCGGGATCGACGTCGGCGCGCGCTCTTCAATTTACGACATTATAGTCGGTCTGGCTCGGGAAGGCGTCTCGGTCATCGTGATAAGTTCAGACCTGGAAGAAGTGCTTGGAGTATCCAATCGCGTGATGGTCATGGCTCAGGGCAAGCTTTCCGGAATATTGAACCGGGGCGAGGCAAACGACGTCTCGGTCATGGAACTGGCAACGATGTAA
- a CDS encoding SDR family oxidoreductase, producing MSTMNLNTPALFDLSDRTALVTGAGSGIGQRIALGLAQCGADVALVDRRSDGGLQDTAELIAATKRKSIQITADVTSATDLAAAVERTEAELGPLRLALNAAGIANAEACESMSEEQYQTLMDINMKGVWLSCQAEARAMLAHGHGGSIVNIASMSGVIVNRGLMQVHYNASKAGVIHMSKSMAMEWVDRGIRVNSISPGYTATPMNTRPEMVHQTKDFESQTPMQRMADVNEMVGPAVFLLSDAASYCTGVDLLVDGGFCCW from the coding sequence ATGTCGACTATGAACCTGAATACACCGGCGTTGTTCGATCTGTCTGATCGCACGGCACTGGTGACTGGTGCCGGCAGCGGCATCGGTCAGAGGATTGCGCTTGGCTTGGCGCAATGTGGAGCCGATGTGGCGCTCGTGGATCGCCGCTCCGATGGCGGCCTTCAGGATACTGCGGAACTCATCGCGGCAACGAAACGTAAGTCCATTCAAATCACGGCAGACGTGACATCGGCAACGGACTTGGCCGCAGCAGTGGAGCGCACCGAAGCGGAACTCGGCCCACTTCGCCTGGCGCTCAATGCAGCTGGCATCGCCAATGCCGAGGCTTGCGAAAGCATGAGCGAGGAGCAATATCAAACGTTGATGGACATCAACATGAAGGGCGTTTGGCTTTCCTGCCAGGCCGAGGCGCGTGCCATGCTGGCCCACGGGCACGGTGGGTCAATCGTCAACATCGCCTCAATGTCAGGTGTGATTGTGAACCGGGGCCTGATGCAAGTGCATTACAACGCCTCGAAGGCTGGTGTCATTCACATGTCGAAATCCATGGCAATGGAATGGGTCGATCGCGGCATACGGGTCAACTCGATTTCTCCAGGTTACACAGCCACACCGATGAACACGCGCCCGGAAATGGTGCATCAAACCAAGGATTTCGAAAGCCAGACCCCGATGCAGAGGATGGCTGATGTCAACGAAATGGTCGGACCGGCAGTATTCCTTTTGTCCGACGCCGCCTCCTATTGCACCGGCGTTGATCTTCTCGTCGACGGTGGGTTTTGCTGCTGGTAG
- a CDS encoding FadR/GntR family transcriptional regulator produces the protein MVQRTYERVVSLIKKKIEDGDYKPLSRLPAERELASHFDVSRTTVREALLALEAARLIEIRDRSGAYVMPNQNDDISLLQAIKSTPGPYEVLQMRRLIEGEACFLVASNASEQSLSRIVHANQANAAVPPDDTPEFHEATRAFHMSIAHASENSLFPELLDFLWEQKSGKLWEGWYRGTRSLKNRLKVVDNNQEITDALTARRPQAARTAMQYHIDWMIARFLSY, from the coding sequence ATGGTGCAACGAACGTATGAACGGGTTGTTTCTCTAATAAAGAAGAAGATTGAGGACGGCGATTATAAACCTTTGAGCCGCCTCCCTGCAGAACGAGAACTGGCGTCTCATTTTGACGTCAGCCGCACAACCGTTCGTGAAGCTCTGCTTGCTTTGGAAGCTGCGCGGCTCATCGAGATACGCGATCGTTCCGGTGCGTATGTCATGCCCAACCAAAATGATGACATTTCGCTTTTGCAAGCGATCAAGAGCACTCCTGGGCCTTACGAAGTGCTGCAAATGCGCAGGCTTATAGAAGGTGAAGCCTGTTTTTTAGTAGCGTCAAACGCATCTGAGCAAAGTCTTTCCCGTATTGTTCACGCCAACCAGGCCAACGCTGCGGTCCCTCCGGACGATACTCCCGAGTTTCATGAGGCAACCCGCGCTTTTCACATGAGTATCGCCCACGCGTCGGAAAACAGCCTTTTTCCTGAACTGCTTGACTTTCTTTGGGAGCAGAAGAGCGGCAAGCTGTGGGAGGGATGGTATCGCGGAACAAGGTCGTTGAAAAACCGCTTGAAAGTCGTAGACAACAACCAGGAAATTACCGACGCGCTGACGGCGCGGCGCCCGCAAGCTGCCCGCACGGCAATGCAATATCACATTGACTGGATGATTGCCCGGTTCCTAAGCTATTGA
- a CDS encoding 3-hydroxyacyl-CoA dehydrogenase family protein — protein sequence MTTYDNVTIVGAGLLGHALGLVHALGGCRVILQDISKERLNWAEGRLPALLDDLVEFGLIEKTSAEAALTRISTSHELNEAVAEADLIVEAIVEDAHVKQELYCRLEPLAGQNAVLASNTSFLDIFPLVPPALRARSLIVHWYTPPYLIDLVDVVPSPVADPEVATKMVGFLRGIGKKPVLLKKFVPGYIANNIQMAIESEVFRLLDTGVADIVDIDDALRFGLSQRLSLMGQFKKIDYTGLQVVRDIHATGLYTPPGKPTGTPKLDEKLADGSSGVLAGSGFYDYGDTDSQELFKRRDSKLARLKLLMSEFEDDL from the coding sequence ATGACAACCTATGACAATGTGACAATCGTCGGTGCGGGTCTTCTTGGCCATGCGCTTGGTCTTGTGCACGCTCTTGGCGGATGCAGGGTTATTCTGCAGGACATTTCAAAGGAACGTCTGAACTGGGCTGAAGGACGGCTACCAGCGTTGCTGGACGACCTCGTCGAATTTGGCTTGATTGAAAAGACTTCAGCAGAAGCAGCGCTCACCCGCATCAGCACAAGCCACGAGCTCAATGAAGCTGTTGCTGAGGCCGATCTCATCGTCGAGGCAATCGTCGAGGATGCTCATGTCAAACAGGAATTATACTGCAGGCTCGAACCACTTGCCGGTCAGAACGCTGTCCTTGCCAGCAACACTTCATTCCTTGATATCTTCCCGCTTGTACCGCCAGCCTTGCGCGCGCGTTCCTTGATCGTCCACTGGTACACGCCACCTTACTTGATCGATCTTGTCGACGTTGTGCCATCACCTGTTGCCGATCCAGAGGTCGCGACAAAGATGGTCGGCTTTCTGCGCGGAATTGGCAAGAAACCGGTTCTGCTCAAGAAATTTGTTCCGGGCTATATCGCCAACAACATCCAGATGGCGATTGAAAGCGAAGTGTTCCGGCTTCTGGATACAGGTGTTGCCGACATTGTCGATATCGATGATGCCTTACGCTTTGGCCTGTCTCAGCGTCTCAGCCTCATGGGTCAGTTCAAAAAGATTGACTACACCGGCCTTCAGGTTGTGCGCGATATTCATGCGACGGGTCTCTATACGCCGCCGGGCAAGCCAACCGGGACACCCAAGCTGGATGAAAAGCTGGCCGACGGAAGCAGTGGCGTTCTGGCTGGCAGTGGATTTTACGACTATGGCGATACGGACTCGCAGGAACTTTTCAAGCGTAGAGACAGCAAACTCGCCCGCCTGAAATTGCTCATGTCAGAATTTGAAGACGATCTGTGA
- a CDS encoding thiamine pyrophosphate-binding protein, translated as MQRTGADIIADAIDSQEDVDHVFFVDAVLRHTLIELEKRGVKRILAHSEKAAAYMADGYARASGKTGFCMAQAVGAANLAAGLQDAYLDRVPVVAITGRKPDTHQHRNAYQEVSHAPLYQPVTKFTAEVRTVDQLPRLLGHALRATKTGTRRPVHLDLDGLKGDRVEEVAYDGRPADIAFSSSGATLNSTAHPEDIANAASFLESASRPILVCGVTSLYENAGDAIKVLAEKHAIPIATSVGGRSVVETSHPNHIGVVGTYSAPYANRLLNEADLVIYVGCHGGDQISSDWTIPAPTTQVIQIDADPIELGRGHPNTCGLAGDLTLNCLALAKNSKITHDRKAWLDACSDEARNWLQKAISKSKEPRDLIPAELLAHEVGKALPENGILVADTGFSATWTAQLTEFRQPGQKYLRAAGSLGWAFPAAIGAQCGAMDQPVLCFSGDGAFYYHMGELETLKRWNLPLVTVINNNSALGQGLRSVKKLYENLDGRMGDLVEFHPTNFAELAKVFGIDGYRVDRANEIGGIIKTALANKRPAIIDVVTDPDCNPEPAWKI; from the coding sequence ATGCAGAGGACAGGTGCAGATATCATCGCGGACGCAATCGACAGCCAGGAGGATGTGGATCACGTCTTCTTCGTTGATGCAGTCCTTCGGCACACCTTGATCGAGTTGGAGAAGCGCGGTGTAAAACGCATTTTGGCACATAGCGAAAAGGCAGCGGCCTATATGGCTGACGGCTACGCGAGAGCCAGCGGAAAGACAGGTTTTTGCATGGCTCAGGCTGTTGGCGCTGCCAACCTCGCCGCCGGGCTGCAGGATGCGTATCTCGATCGCGTTCCGGTTGTCGCTATCACAGGACGGAAACCCGACACCCATCAGCATCGGAACGCTTACCAGGAGGTGTCACACGCACCACTTTACCAGCCGGTGACGAAGTTCACCGCAGAGGTTCGCACGGTCGACCAGCTGCCGCGGTTGCTGGGACATGCGCTGCGTGCCACCAAGACTGGAACCAGAAGACCAGTGCATCTCGACTTGGATGGCCTCAAAGGTGACCGCGTTGAAGAGGTAGCCTATGACGGACGTCCGGCCGACATCGCATTCTCCAGTTCAGGAGCAACACTCAACAGCACCGCCCATCCGGAAGACATTGCAAATGCCGCGTCTTTTTTGGAATCTGCGTCCAGGCCAATACTGGTTTGCGGCGTGACAAGCCTCTATGAAAACGCCGGTGACGCAATCAAGGTTTTGGCCGAAAAACACGCCATTCCTATTGCTACATCTGTGGGCGGGCGTTCAGTTGTTGAAACCTCACACCCAAACCACATTGGCGTTGTCGGCACTTACTCGGCACCTTATGCCAATCGCCTACTGAACGAAGCAGATCTTGTCATCTATGTCGGATGCCATGGCGGCGATCAGATCAGTTCAGACTGGACAATCCCCGCACCCACCACACAGGTCATTCAAATTGACGCTGATCCGATCGAACTCGGCCGCGGGCACCCCAACACCTGCGGCTTGGCAGGTGATCTCACTCTAAACTGCCTTGCTTTGGCGAAGAACAGCAAGATCACACACGACCGCAAGGCCTGGCTGGATGCTTGCTCAGATGAGGCACGTAACTGGCTGCAGAAGGCGATCAGCAAAAGCAAGGAGCCTAGAGACCTAATTCCCGCCGAGTTGCTCGCCCATGAGGTCGGGAAAGCTCTCCCCGAGAACGGGATACTTGTTGCGGACACAGGTTTTTCCGCAACATGGACAGCGCAACTCACCGAATTCCGTCAGCCCGGCCAGAAATATCTTCGCGCAGCAGGTTCCCTGGGCTGGGCATTTCCAGCTGCGATCGGCGCTCAATGCGGCGCCATGGACCAGCCGGTATTGTGCTTTTCAGGAGATGGCGCGTTTTACTATCACATGGGAGAGCTTGAGACCCTCAAGCGCTGGAACCTGCCTCTGGTCACTGTCATCAACAACAATTCAGCACTCGGACAGGGCCTGCGCAGCGTGAAAAAGCTGTACGAGAACCTGGATGGCAGGATGGGTGATCTAGTGGAATTCCATCCCACCAATTTTGCCGAGCTTGCCAAAGTTTTCGGTATCGATGGCTACCGCGTGGACAGGGCAAACGAGATCGGTGGCATCATAAAAACCGCCCTAGCCAACAAAAGACCCGCAATTATCGACGTTGTTACGGACCCGGACTGCAATCCGGAACCGGCCTGGAAGATATAA
- a CDS encoding DsbA family protein — MPQTLTFFVTLRSPYSYLAAERIAQIVAKSGVQLDFRPVYPLAIRNPEFFSKANPALLSYLRRDAERVAVMNEIRFSWPNPDPVVQDLDTGEIADHQPYIYRLTRLCAAACRSGEGFECHRRLSALLFSGTPGWHTGDQLAAAMSHAGLDYSMLDQMVRDDPHQLDAELGQNAELQKSLGHWGTPMVHVAGETFFGQDRLDMCVWHMIRQGLLPAGADRALQKEPDSDIS; from the coding sequence ATGCCCCAAACCCTGACTTTTTTTGTCACGCTCAGATCGCCTTATTCCTACCTCGCGGCCGAGCGGATTGCTCAAATAGTCGCAAAAAGCGGTGTCCAACTGGATTTTCGCCCCGTCTATCCCCTGGCAATCCGGAACCCGGAATTTTTCAGCAAGGCAAACCCTGCCTTGCTCAGCTACCTGCGGCGCGATGCCGAAAGGGTCGCCGTCATGAATGAAATCCGGTTTTCCTGGCCGAACCCTGATCCAGTCGTGCAGGATCTGGACACCGGCGAAATCGCCGATCACCAGCCTTACATCTATCGATTGACACGTCTGTGCGCAGCGGCCTGCAGGAGCGGAGAAGGTTTTGAATGCCACAGGCGCTTATCCGCATTGTTGTTCTCGGGCACTCCCGGCTGGCACACCGGTGACCAATTGGCGGCCGCGATGTCGCATGCCGGGCTCGACTATTCAATGTTGGATCAGATGGTCCGCGATGATCCTCACCAGTTGGATGCGGAGCTCGGGCAAAATGCAGAGCTCCAGAAATCGCTTGGACACTGGGGCACACCAATGGTCCATGTGGCCGGCGAAACATTCTTCGGACAGGACCGGCTGGATATGTGTGTTTGGCATATGATCCGGCAAGGTCTCTTACCTGCCGGTGCGGACCGTGCTCTCCAAAAAGAACCAGATTCCGACATTTCATAA
- a CDS encoding sulfatase, translated as MATKPNILWFCADQMRYDTIASLGNSEIRTPNIDRLVASGTTFENCYVQNQICTPSRASFLTGRYPAAHQVYRNGNSHFPVEEKLITKTFDENGYDCGLVGKLHLSTAAHLESRPDDGYRHFEWCQNPAWERVPASNAYWTWLRNKGVDPKMLFSDAKQYLRIGPEPELHQANWIAERAISFMEEARSGPWLLSLNPFDPHPPFDPPERFLARFGDGETLTPPLFRQSDIAHQARFFDVRTQKRVAVNPVLSPEEKRTQQIEEGDIRGSKPPDRFDGKKVKAAYYAMIENLDAAFGRILDHLENTGAIDNTVIIFTSDHGELLGDHGLIYKGCRFFEGLVRVPLIFAGKGIGKGHRSRAMVETIDIAPTLLDLVGLDISPAIQGKSLGPLMTGKSIPDTHKDCVVTDFNDSLGNSAVTHYTQASMTCDGRYKLAVYHSHPGLGELFDLHEDPDEFVCRWNDPAYASLKSDLLARHLDRMMGTVPAGPERVAPA; from the coding sequence ATGGCAACAAAACCCAATATACTCTGGTTCTGTGCCGATCAGATGCGATATGACACGATTGCATCGCTCGGGAATAGCGAGATACGCACACCGAATATCGATCGGCTCGTGGCTAGCGGAACAACCTTCGAAAATTGCTATGTGCAAAACCAGATCTGCACACCCAGCCGGGCCAGTTTTCTGACCGGCCGCTATCCGGCTGCACATCAGGTCTACCGAAACGGGAACAGCCACTTTCCCGTTGAAGAAAAACTGATCACCAAGACATTCGACGAAAATGGCTATGATTGCGGGCTCGTCGGGAAACTGCATCTGTCGACAGCGGCTCATCTTGAATCAAGGCCCGATGATGGATACCGGCACTTCGAGTGGTGCCAGAACCCCGCTTGGGAGCGGGTACCGGCCAGCAACGCATATTGGACCTGGTTGCGAAACAAGGGCGTTGACCCGAAAATGCTGTTTTCTGACGCCAAGCAGTATTTGCGCATTGGACCCGAACCGGAGTTGCATCAGGCAAACTGGATTGCCGAACGCGCCATATCTTTCATGGAAGAAGCGCGCTCGGGGCCCTGGCTCTTGAGCCTCAACCCCTTCGATCCGCATCCTCCCTTCGACCCGCCGGAAAGGTTCCTTGCCAGATTTGGAGACGGCGAAACGCTGACACCGCCGCTTTTCCGGCAGAGCGACATTGCACACCAAGCCCGTTTTTTTGATGTCAGGACACAAAAACGGGTCGCTGTGAACCCTGTTCTGTCGCCTGAAGAAAAACGAACTCAGCAGATCGAGGAAGGCGACATTCGCGGATCGAAACCACCTGATCGATTTGACGGAAAAAAGGTGAAGGCGGCCTACTATGCCATGATTGAAAACCTCGATGCCGCTTTCGGTCGCATCCTGGATCATCTGGAAAACACCGGCGCGATCGACAACACGGTCATTATTTTTACGAGTGATCATGGCGAATTGCTCGGCGACCACGGTCTCATCTACAAAGGTTGTCGGTTCTTCGAGGGGCTGGTTCGCGTACCTCTCATCTTTGCCGGCAAGGGAATTGGCAAAGGTCATCGCTCCAGGGCGATGGTTGAAACAATCGACATCGCGCCGACATTGTTGGACTTGGTCGGACTGGACATCTCTCCCGCCATTCAAGGCAAATCACTCGGCCCTTTGATGACCGGGAAATCCATTCCGGATACGCACAAGGACTGCGTGGTAACCGACTTTAACGACTCGCTCGGCAACAGCGCCGTCACTCACTACACCCAGGCAAGCATGACTTGCGATGGCCGCTACAAGCTGGCGGTTTACCACTCGCATCCCGGCCTCGGTGAGTTGTTTGATCTGCACGAAGATCCCGACGAATTTGTCTGCAGGTGGAACGATCCCGCCTATGCCTCCCTGAAATCGGATTTGCTCGCACGCCATCTCGACCGCATGATGGGCACGGTACCTGCCGGACCTGAGCGAGTAGCGCCTGCTTAG
- a CDS encoding tripartite tricarboxylate transporter permease: MQPFLDSLFYLLQPLPFSLVFLGVALGIVVGGIPGLTTTMLITLTLPLTFFMDSVNAIILLIGMYVGGISGSQISATLLRMPGTPSSIMTTFDGYPLTLKGRAERALGLGITASFVGGIVSFLFLAVLAPPFSRLAVTFGPWEYFTMVLMALVMLSSLSQGSLLKGLIAACFGMLLHMPGIDPSAGITRLTFGFESLESGLSLLPVLIGAFAVSQIFKDIINIDMRPPRAKLGRRGMLLSFGDWTRFAPNFLRSSLVGTWVGILPGIGANIASMLSYSMARSASKEPEKFGTGHEPGVIAAETANNASVGGALIPLITLGIPGSVVDAILIGALIMHNLEPGPLLFISNPEIAYGVITAYLVGNVIMFAIMMFAVVYIAKMLYVPRSYLLASILLFCVIGIFAVANSFFDVWIMLALGVVGFVMERAKMPLGPFVIGFVLAPIAEEQLRSGLMSTGGSIEPLFTRPFAAAFLAISVLSLCWPLLQAWLKRRRLASA; the protein is encoded by the coding sequence ATGCAGCCTTTCTTGGATTCCCTGTTTTATCTACTTCAGCCATTGCCATTCTCGCTTGTCTTCCTGGGTGTCGCACTGGGCATCGTTGTGGGCGGAATTCCCGGTCTGACGACCACGATGCTTATTACGCTCACACTGCCACTGACTTTTTTCATGGACAGCGTGAACGCAATCATCTTGCTGATCGGTATGTATGTCGGGGGTATCTCAGGCAGTCAGATTTCAGCGACACTTTTGCGCATGCCAGGCACCCCATCATCGATCATGACGACCTTTGATGGCTATCCGCTGACACTCAAGGGCCGTGCGGAGCGTGCGCTCGGTCTCGGCATTACCGCTTCTTTTGTCGGAGGCATTGTCTCCTTTCTGTTTCTTGCTGTCCTTGCGCCTCCGTTTTCTCGGCTGGCCGTAACTTTTGGCCCCTGGGAGTATTTCACAATGGTGCTGATGGCACTGGTGATGCTGTCAAGCCTGAGTCAGGGATCGCTGCTGAAGGGCTTGATCGCCGCCTGTTTCGGGATGCTTCTGCACATGCCGGGCATCGACCCCTCGGCCGGCATAACCCGATTGACATTCGGATTTGAATCGCTCGAAAGCGGCCTCAGTCTCCTGCCGGTTTTGATCGGTGCCTTCGCGGTCAGTCAGATATTCAAGGACATCATCAACATTGACATGCGTCCACCGCGCGCCAAACTCGGCCGCCGAGGCATGTTGCTGTCATTCGGTGATTGGACCCGTTTCGCACCGAATTTTCTCCGCTCGAGCCTGGTTGGCACATGGGTGGGGATCCTCCCCGGCATCGGCGCAAACATTGCGTCGATGCTGTCCTATTCCATGGCACGAAGCGCCTCTAAGGAACCCGAAAAGTTTGGCACGGGCCACGAACCCGGCGTGATCGCCGCTGAAACCGCCAACAATGCATCCGTAGGCGGTGCATTAATTCCGCTCATCACTCTTGGCATTCCAGGCTCGGTGGTCGACGCCATCCTGATTGGGGCATTGATCATGCACAATCTGGAACCCGGGCCGCTCTTGTTCATCTCCAACCCGGAAATCGCCTACGGCGTGATCACGGCGTATCTGGTTGGCAATGTGATCATGTTCGCCATCATGATGTTCGCGGTCGTTTACATTGCAAAAATGCTCTACGTACCAAGATCGTACCTGCTCGCCTCGATACTCCTCTTCTGCGTTATCGGTATTTTTGCGGTCGCCAACAGCTTCTTCGATGTCTGGATCATGCTGGCACTCGGTGTCGTCGGCTTCGTTATGGAACGCGCTAAAATGCCGCTCGGGCCTTTTGTAATCGGCTTTGTCCTTGCGCCGATCGCGGAAGAACAATTGCGATCCGGCCTGATGTCGACCGGGGGCAGCATAGAACCCTTGTTCACACGCCCGTTTGCTGCGGCGTTTCTCGCGATCTCCGTATTGTCGCTCTGCTGGCCCCTCCTTCAGGCCTGGTTGAAGCGCCGAAGACTTGCGTCCGCGTAA
- a CDS encoding tripartite tricarboxylate transporter TctB family protein produces the protein MSARQTAKMEVFVGVALILFSAAIYSAAGSLPPPNFEPLGSAALPRILAAIMAGLCLIMMLRGFRTLRAPAPSLNNASAKGEDAPDLPPQRPYLSAIVFVCTVCFVAAMDLKLLSFPPAGIAFMSLILFLMNDMKVRQLPLIVGFSAALVLSSYWVFTRFFFIDLP, from the coding sequence ATGTCGGCCAGACAAACGGCGAAGATGGAGGTCTTCGTGGGCGTCGCCCTCATTCTATTCAGCGCTGCAATCTATTCCGCTGCGGGGTCCCTTCCGCCGCCGAACTTCGAGCCACTTGGATCAGCAGCTCTGCCGCGCATATTGGCCGCTATCATGGCTGGTCTTTGCCTGATCATGATGCTCCGCGGTTTCCGCACCCTGCGAGCACCGGCACCGTCTCTGAACAACGCATCTGCAAAGGGCGAGGACGCCCCCGACTTACCGCCTCAAAGACCATACCTCTCTGCAATCGTATTTGTCTGCACGGTGTGTTTTGTCGCCGCAATGGATCTGAAGCTCCTGTCCTTCCCACCTGCAGGCATCGCTTTCATGTCTTTGATCCTCTTTTTGATGAACGACATGAAGGTAAGGCAATTACCTCTAATTGTTGGGTTTTCCGCGGCACTGGTTCTATCCAGCTACTGGGTCTTTACCCGGTTCTTCTTTATCGACTTGCCTTAA